A DNA window from Calliphora vicina chromosome 1, idCalVici1.1, whole genome shotgun sequence contains the following coding sequences:
- the lbe gene encoding homeobox protein Hmx, whose translation MLCPPTMRPASPAESEISVGGAPSPLPQTQNRTAIDLLHHQQQLIIQHQHAVAAAAAAGLTRAAAVGNMPEEYFQPLKRLRMSDDSECTKERSPSPVQLQNSNSNTGNTKSNLEGVKSFSIADILGHEKRDSSSVSPPPASQRSSSGLLQPRTEPLDIVTGSHPAAMLLPGSAHVVRPWDHLLGPMPVRPFIPSALLHYEQRLALDYHRQLQEHFNAQAQLLRHMNGMDIIPSESGSERSSSAASDCCSPEINRSSGDLHTRHSPQSSQERSQHNGSGGGGANGSNASGNSSNSAAASSSGGKTKPNGTPLDALFQMTTKDFDEEQDKSHLDIFANRPQPKKKRKSRTAFTNHQIFELEKRFLYQKYLSPADRDEIAASLGLSNAQVITWFQNRRAKQKRDIEELKKDFESVKVFSGHKSFLENVNDLSILKKKPLHPDAAVMESLAAAAAAGMMPSMTGHPANSSMQTLSPQK comes from the exons ATGCTTTGTCCACCCACCATGCGTCCCGCCAGTCCAGCAGAATCTGAAATTTCGGTGGGCGGTGCACCCAGCCCTTTGCCCCAAACACAAAACCGCACCGCCATCGATTTATTGCATCATCAACAACAGTTAATCATACAACATCAACATGCCGTAGCCGCCGCCGCTGCTGCTGGCTTAACACGTGCCGCTGCCGTCGGTAATATGCCTGAGGAATATTTTCAGCCTCTCAAACGTCTAAGAATGTCCGACGATAGCGAATGTACTAAAGAAAGATCTCCCAGTCCGGTGCAACTGCAAAATTCCAACTCAAATACCGGcaatacaaaatcaaatttggAGGGTGTGAAAAGTTTTTCCATAGCCGATATTTTGGGTCATGAAAAACGTGATAGCTCTTCAGTGTCGCCACCACCCGCCTCTCAGAGATCTTCTTCAGGTCTATTACAGCCCCGCACCGAGCCTTTGGATATAGTGACGGGCTCTCATCCCGCAGCCATGTTATTACCCGGTTCTGCTCATGTGGTAAGACCCTGGGATCATTTATTAGGTCCCATGCCCGTAAGACCATTCATACCATCCGCCCTTTTACATTACGAACAAAGATTGGCTTTGGATTATCACCGCCAGCTGCAGGAACATTTCAATGCCCAGGCTCAGCTTTTGCGACATATGAACGGCATGGATATTATACCCTCGGAGAGTGGCAGTGAGCGTAGCAGTTCAGCGGCTAGTGATTGTTGTTCACCGGAAATTAATCGCTCTTCGGGTGATTTACACACCAGACATTCTCCCCAATCTTCACAAGAAAGATCTCAACATAATGgcagtggtggtggtggtgcgAATGGCTCCAATGCATCCGGTAATAGTTCAAATAGTGCGGCGGCCTCTTCGAGtggcggcaaaacaaaaccaaatgGCACTCCCTTGGATGCTTTGTTTCAAATGACCACCAAAGATTTCGATGAAGAACAAG acAAATCCCACTTGGACATCTTTGCGAATCGGCCACAGCCCAAAAAGAAGCGCAAGTCACGCACTGCCTTTACCAATCATCAAATCTTTGAATTGGAAAAACGTTTTCTGTATCAAAAGTACCTGTCGCCCGccgatcgtgatgaaattgcTGCCTCTCTGGGGCTCTCCAATGCCCAGGTGATAACCTGGTTCCAAAATCGACGAGCCAAGCAAAAGCGTGATATTGAGGAATTGAAAAAGGATTTTGAAAGTGTTAAGGTATTCTCGGGTCATAAATCGTTTCTGGAAAATGTCAATGATTTGAGTATACTGAAAAAGAAGCCTCTGCATCCCGATGCCGCTGTTATGGAGAGTTTAGCGGCTGCAGCAGCGGCTGGTATGATGCCCTCAATGACAGGACACCCAGCTAACTCCTCTATGCAAACATTATCGCCTCAGAAATGA